CCGTTCTTTAATTGGGAACCATTCGGCATTACTCTTTACTGCTCCAGGCCAATTACCCGCTTCTGACAAGCCTAACGTGCTTCTAAAGATTGCAATGGAAAACAATCCTCTAACCGTTGAGTGCAAGAAAGAGGACAATCCCCAGACTCCAATACTGATTACGTAACCTATTCTTGTTCCAACTTTATCGAACAGCTTTCCCGAAAACAATTGTCCCAGGGCATAAGCCACCATAAAGATGTTAAGAATTAATGCATAGTGCTCTTTTGTTAAGTTAAGTGAATGGGCTATTGTTCCTTCCTTGTCCAATCCCCCCCACATTATTCCGAGTGCGCTTCTGTCTATGTAATTTATAACCGTGGCTATAAATATCAACCCAATAATTACCCATCTTAAACCTTTAATTTTCATATTTGTTTATTTTATAGTTAACTGGAAAAGTACTTGATAGCATTATGAAAAGCCTGATCATTGTCAAATGGCATTCTCATTATCAAAAACTTATAAAAACTAAACCTGATGGATATGGCAAGCCACAAATTGGCAGGTATACAAATGTTTTGCTAAGTTTTACTTCCCTCCGTTATTTTAATTGTTGTTGATAAAAGCGTGCAATTCTATCTTCAACCTATACTTTCTATTCTTTTGTGTTGTAACAGTATTGATACAGCGTTTTAAAATGGACCTTCATTTTCTCTCTTGCCATTTTTGGGTCCTGCTTTTTTATGGCTTCATAAATATCTTCATGCTCTTGAATTCCTAAAAAGGATTGATTGCTATCACAAACATGATACTTCTCAAAATTTGTAATGATTTCTGGGGTAATTATCAACATGAACGTATTCATGGTACTATTCTTACTTGCATTGGCTATGGCCAGATGAAAAAGTAAATCTTCCTCTACTGCATCCTGCTCGTTGAGAACTTTGTTCTTATATGCATCAAGGGCATCCCTCATTTTAACTAAATCTTCTTCTGTCCTCCTTAACGAAGCGAGTTTTACTGTCTTCAACTCCAGCAGAATCCTTGTTTCTACGAGAGATTTGAAATCTGGGTCCTCTAAACGTAAAATATCGTCCAACATACCGCTCATGGCTACCCTACCAATATCTGCGATGAAAGTTCCGCTTTGAGGCTTCGAATTCAAAATTCCAAAAAACTCCAATTTCTGTATCGCCTCTCTAACATTACTTCTGCTCACCTCAAACTTTTCGGACAACATCCGTTCCGATGGTAATTTATCTCCGGGCTCTAAATTCTTGTATTCAATTAAATCACGAAGCTTTGCAATTATTTTCTGTTGTACATCGTGCTTTTCGTAATTTGTTAGTATTTCAACTTTCATAGTATTTTAAAAATTTATGAAATTGGTTAACCAGATTGGTTTGTTAAATTTATAAAATAACTTTAACAATAAAGGCCTATTTTTATTAAAGTACTTCAATTTGACAAGAATGGACGCTATTCGTCCTTTTATGTACTATAGCGCCCGCTCTTCTAAACTAAACTACTAACTCAAAATCTTATTAATGTTCAACCAGTAAATCATAATATTTAACTTTAGCGTATGCACCTGTGTCCGTTGTCTGCAGATAATTTCCTGCCTTAAAGTAATTTTCAAAAATTCCCCATCTTTTTATATTATCATCTTCATAGACTATCGATTCCGCATCATTTAAAGTTACTTCCATTCTGCAATCGGAAACCAAAACCTCCAATGAGAATTTATCAAACCCTACTTCCTCACTGAAATTAAAACCTCCATCATCCGTCCATGCATCCGTTTGTAATGCTTCCGTATCTGAAGCATTAGGATTTTTAAGAACCTTGGTCTTCACCCTTACCTTTCCCTTGTTCCAATAAATTTTGAGCATAGGTGGGGCATTATTATCTTTTTGTCCAATCAAATCACGTTGTGCGTTTGTCAAACGACCATGAATTTGCATGACCATGGTCCTATGATATTCATTAGTATCATCTTTTGAAATCTCTTCCATCCTTAAGGTCCCTTTCATTCTACCGCCATCAGAGAATTTCCAATTCACAGTATTACTACCTGCAATCATTTGCTCCCTTAATTCCGTTCTAGACCTCGAAGAATTTTGCGTAGTTACTCCAGGATAGGTATAGAA
The nucleotide sequence above comes from Flagellimonas sp. HMM57. Encoded proteins:
- a CDS encoding FadR/GntR family transcriptional regulator — encoded protein: MKVEILTNYEKHDVQQKIIAKLRDLIEYKNLEPGDKLPSERMLSEKFEVSRSNVREAIQKLEFFGILNSKPQSGTFIADIGRVAMSGMLDDILRLEDPDFKSLVETRILLELKTVKLASLRRTEEDLVKMRDALDAYKNKVLNEQDAVEEDLLFHLAIANASKNSTMNTFMLIITPEIITNFEKYHVCDSNQSFLGIQEHEDIYEAIKKQDPKMAREKMKVHFKTLYQYCYNTKE
- a CDS encoding polysaccharide lyase family 7 protein, whose protein sequence is MKKLIFFFCFLLILVSCQDTNSDLLDEEAEAVKDEVVDDEVADADADTEDKTFKIPEIDLSNWKVTLPIGENGKPIEVEPPEILNYATNETLKPFMYNDSIEGALVFYTYPGVTTQNSSRSRTELREQMIAGSNTVNWKFSDGGRMKGTLRMEEISKDDTNEYHRTMVMQIHGRLTNAQRDLIGQKDNNAPPMLKIYWNKGKVRVKTKVLKNPNASDTEALQTDAWTDDGGFNFSEEVGFDKFSLEVLVSDCRMEVTLNDAESIVYEDDNIKRWGIFENYFKAGNYLQTTDTGAYAKVKYYDLLVEH